A single window of Pseudophryne corroboree isolate aPseCor3 chromosome 5, aPseCor3.hap2, whole genome shotgun sequence DNA harbors:
- the LOC134928730 gene encoding uncharacterized protein LOC134928730 encodes MHTPAPGSSMQTPHPGSPMQSSHPGSPMQTPHPGSPMQTPHPGSPMQTPPPGSPIKSPPPGSPMQSPPTGSPMQTPPTGSSMHTPTPVSSMQTPHPGSPMQTPHPGSPMQTPHPGSPMQTPPPGSPMQTPHPGSPIQSPPPGSPMQSPPTGSSMQTPPTGSLMQTPPTGSPMQSPHPGSSMQSPHPGSSMQTPPTGSPMQSPPTGSPMQSPPTGSSMQTPPTGSPMQSPHPGSPMQTPAHQPQAAPCCHQPQAASCCHQPHADSTPKQPHADTTPRQPHADTSPRQPHAVTTPMQTPAPGSPMQSPPPGSPMQTPAPGSPMQSPYPGSPMLLLEMSA; translated from the coding sequence ATGCACACACCAGCCCCAGGCAGCTCCATGCAGACACCACACCCAGGCAGCCCCATGCAGTCATCACACCCAGGCAGCCCCATGCAGACACCACACCCAGGCAGCCCCATGCAGACACCACACCCAGGCAGCCCCATGCAGACACCACCCCCAGGCAGCCCCATTAAGTCACCACCTCCAGGCAGCCCCATGCAGTCACCACCCACAGGCAGCCCTATGCAGACACCACCCACGGGCAGCTCCATGCACACACCAACCCCAGTCAGCTCCATGCAGACACCACACCCAGGCAGCCCCATGCAGACACCACACCCAGGCAGCCCCATGCAGACACCACACCCAGGCAGCCCAATGCAGACACCACCCCCAGGCAGCCCCATGCAGACACCACACCCAGGCAGCCCCATTCAGTCACCACCTCCAGGCAGCCCCATGCAGTCACCACCCACAGGCAGCTCCATGCAGACACCACCCACGGGCAGCCTCATGCAGACACCACCCACGGGCAGCCCCATGCAATCACCACACCCAGGCAGCTCCATGCAGTCACCACACCCAGGCAGCTCCATGCAGACACCACCCACAGGCAGCCCCATGCAGTCACCACCCACAGGTAGCCCCATGCAGTCACCACCCACAGGCAGCTCCATGCAGACACCACCCACAGGCAGCCCCATGCAGTCACCACACCCAGGCAGCCCCATGCAGACACCAGCACACCAGCCCCAGGCAGCCCCATGCTGTCACCAGCCCCAGGCAGCTTCATGCTGTCACCAGCCCCATGCAGACAGCACGCCCAAGCAGCCCCATGCAGACACCACCCCCAGGCAGCCCCATGCAGACACCAGCCCCAGACAGCCCCATGCAGTCACCACACCCATGCAGACACCAGCCCCAGGCAGCCCCATGCAATCACCACCCCCAGGCAGCCCCATGCAGACACCAGCCCCAGGCAGCCCCATGCAGTCACCATACCCAGGCAGCCCCAtgctgttactagagatgagcgcctga
- the LOC134928731 gene encoding proline-rich proteoglycan 2-like, with protein sequence MQTPHPGSHLQTPPPGNPMQTPGPGSPMQTPGSPMQTPPPGSHMQSPPPGSPIQSPHPGSPMQSPPTGSPMQTPPTGSPMQSPHPGSSMQTPPTGSPMQSPPTGSSMQTPPTGSPMQSPPTGSSMQTPPTGSLMQSPPPVSPMQTTGPGSSMQTQGPGSSMQTPAPGSPMQTPAPGNSM encoded by the coding sequence ATGCAGACACCACACCCAGGCAGCCACTTGCAGACACCACCCCCAGGCAACCCCATGCAGACACCAGGCCCAGGCAGCCCCATGCAGACACCAGGCAGCCCCATGCAGACACCACCCCCAGGCAGCCACATGCAGTCACCACCTCCAGGCAGCCCCATTCAATCACCACACCCAGGCAGCCCCATGCAGTCACCACCCACAGGCAGCCCCATGCAGACACCACCCACGGGCAGCCCCATGCAGTCACCACACCCAGGCAGCTCTATGCAGACACCACCCACAGGCAGCCCCATGCAGTCACCACCCACAGGCAGCTCCATGCAGACACCACCCACAGGCAGCCCCATGCAGTCACCACCCACAGGCAGCTCCATGCAGACTCCACCCACAGGCAGCCTCATGCAGTCACCACCCCCAGTCAGCCCCATGCAGACAACAGGCCCAGGCAGCTCCATGCAGACACAAGGCCCAGGCAGCTCCATGCAGACACCAGCCCCAGGCAGCCCCATGCAGACACCAGCCCCAGGCAACTCCATGTAG